TGTCAAACGGCTTCTTTTTTGCCAGCTGCCGGTATGCTAAGCAGGCGCCGCAATCTTTCCAGGAGTTGAAATGACCACTCAGCGCGCGCTTGATGAACCGGAAGGGGCTGGACCGGGCGGTCCCGGCGCGAGGCAGCCCATGTTCAACCTGCCCGCGGTGATTGTCTGGGTGCTGGCGATCATGTGGCTGGTGCAGTTGGTGCGCGACTTTTTGCTGAGCCGCTTGCAAAACCTTCAGGTCGTTATCGAGGGCGGTTTTATTCCGGTTCGTTACTCAATCGATCTGGGCGAGCAGAGCCTTGCCTGGTTGTGGACGCCCTTGACGTATTCACTGCTGCATGGCGGGTTTGCCCATATCATCGTCAACTCGATATGGCTGATGGCCTTTGGTGCGGTTGTGGCGCGCCGGATTGGAACAGGGCGTTTTCTTGTCTTTTGGCTGTTTTCCGCCGTCGCATCGGCCGGGCTTTACTGGCTGATGAACCAGGGCAGCAATGTGCCAATGATCGGTGCATCCGGTGTGGTTTCGGGCCTCATGGGGGCTGCCGCCCGCTTTGCCTTTCCGTCCGGCGGGCGTTTCAACCGCACCGATGCGCATCTTTTGCCACGTCTGACATTGGCGCAGGCGATGGGCAATAAAACCGTTCTCATCTATGTCGCCGTCTGGTTCGGGATCAATGCGCTCGCGGCCTTTGGTTTTGCGGCGGGAGCGGGCGACGGGGCACAAATTGCCTGGGAAGCGCATATTGGCGGCTTCATCTTCGGGTTCCTGCTTTTTCCGCTGTTTGACGTTCAACCGCGACACTGAAGGCGACACATCCGGACGGTTCACGGTGACCGGGCAATGACTTGCAATTCACATTCAGTGCGCGCACCATGTCCCTATTGAAAAACAGAGTGCACAATCTGGGCGTGCGCTTGGCGGCGTACGGCGCGAAAAGGAGGTCACGATGACAGTTAAAGCGATATTGGATCAAAAGGGGCGGGATGTTTTTACCGTCGGGCCGGATATCACCGTTGCCGAAGCCGGCAGACAACTATCCAAGCACAAGATCGGCGCGATTGTTGTCGTGGATACGTCAGGCAAGATCTGCGGCATCGTGTCCGAGCGCGATATCGTGCGGTCAATTGCCGAAAAGGGGCCGGCTATTCTCGAAAATCCTGTTTCGACGGTCATGACATCCAGCGTGAAAGTGTGCGACGACAACCACACGGTCAATCAGCTTATGGAAATGATGACGCAGGGACGCTTCCGGCACCTTCCGGTCGAAGTTGACGGAAAAATCGGCGGCATCGTGTCCATTGGCGATGTCGTGCGCATGAAAATCGAACAGGTGGAACGTGAAGCCGAAGAGATAAAGGCTTATATTGCAAGCTGATTTTCGATCTCACGGCGGAGAATTGGAGGCGGACGCGTTGCGGCCGCCTTTTTATTGATGCCGGTGCGTGATGATTGATCAGCCGTCCAGGGCAGCCTTAATCGTTTCGGCATTGGCTTTGAGCACATCCGGTTCTTCCATGGTGCTTGCTGGTGGTCCGAGCTTTACCCCGTCGAAACGCGGAATGACGTGAACATGGAGGTGGAACACGACCTGACCGCCCGCCGGCTCGTTGAATTGTTGGATGGTGACGCCGTCGGCGTTGAACGCCTTCATGGCGGCGCGCGAGATCTTCTGAACGCTGGCCATCACATGGCCGAGGTCCGCGGGTTCGACATCGAGAATATTGCGGGCGGGCGCCTTCGGGATCACCAGGCAATGGCCAGTGCCGCGCGGCATGATGTCCATGAAGGCGAATGTCTTGTCGTCCTCGTAAACTTTGTGACAGGGCATCGCGCCGGTCAGAATCTTGGCAAAAATATTTTCATCGTCATAGGCGGGCGTTTCGGTCATCTGTATCCTCGCTGATCATGAAGCGGCGCACGCAACGATTGCCTTTCGCAACTGCCTGCGTCAAGCATTGCACCTTGGACAAACCCTCTGTTGTGCCAAAAAGCCTTGATCCACCATCAAGATAGTGGCGAAGATGGGTTTTCACGCAATTTGTGCTTTGCCGGCGCCTTATCCTGGTCCGGTTGAATGCAGGACCAAACGGGAGATGGACATGGCATCGAAGAAAAACGTTTGTGAGGTGCTTCTGGACAGCCTGCATGTGGCTGGAGCGCGCCAACTCTTCGGGGTGACGGGTGACGCGCTCAACCCGCTGCTCGAGGCCATTCGCGGGGACGAGCGCTTTGAGTGGATTGCCATGCGGCACGAGGAAAACGCCGCCTATGCTGCCTATAGTCAGGCGGCATTGACTGGAGGGATCGGCGTGTGCGCGGGAACAGTCGGTCCCGGAGCGCTCCATTTGATCAACGGTCTTTACAATGCAAAACGCGAGGGCGTCGGTGTTGTCGCCTTGACCGGACAGATCGGTCACAAGGAGCGCAGCACCAACTACCACCAGGAAGTCAATCTGGAAAAGATGTTTGACGATGTCTGTGCGTTCCAGGCGGTCATCAACTCTCCTGAGCAAATGCCGCGCCTTGCGCAAATCGCCATCCAGCGCGCGCTTATCGGTCGCGAGGTCGTTCGCATTGAACTGCCCATCGATGTGACGGAAGAGCCGGTCCCCAACCTGCGCAAGCATTATCACATGGTGACCGAGGCTTCAGCGGTTGTTCCGCCGCAATCTGAAATCGAAAGAGCGGCGGAAATCATCAACAAAGGCAAGAAAGTCGCGTTTTTCTGCGGTGTGGGCTGCCGCGACGCCAAGGACATGATCATCGACCTGGCAAAGCGGGTGAAGGCCCCGGTCGCGCATACGCTCAAGGGCAAGGATATTTTCGACTACGATGACGGGCCGGTTGTCGGAATGACCGGGCTGATCGGAAATCCGGGCGGCTATCATGCCGTCCGGGACTGTGATGTGCTGGTCATGCTTGGCACCGACTTTCCCTATGAATGGTTCCTTCCGGACGGACCTGAAATCATCCAGGTCGACTGCAAGGTTGAAAATGTCGGCCGCCGGGCCTCGGTGACGGTGGGTCTTGTCGGCACGGTGAAAGAGACGCTCGAAAGGCTTGTCCCGCTTGTCCAAGACAAGAGCGATGACAGCTATCTCAAGACGCATGTCAAATGGGCCGGTAAATGGCTGGAAAGCATGGACAAGCAAGGCTCCCTCGAAAACGACGGCGAACCGCTGCATCCGCAGCTCTTTGCAAAGGCCATTTCCGACCATGCCGCCAGCGATGCGGTGATCGCGGCCGACGTTGGTCTCAGCACCGTTTGGATCGCCCGGCAAATGCGGTTGAAGGGCGGGCGCCGGCTTGTCGGCTCGTTCAATCACGGCTCTCTCGGCTCCGGTCTGCCGTCCGGTCTCGGCGCCGTTGCCACGGACCCGAAGCGCCAGGTCTGGGCCCTGTGCGGCGATGGCGGCTTTGGCATGGCCATGCAGGATTTCGTGACTGCGGTGCGTTACGGATGGCCTTTGAAAGTCATCGTGTTCAACAACAGCGAACTGGGCTTTGTGAAAATGGAGATGGAGGTCGGCGGCTATGCCTACAACGCCGAGGCCACGCATCTCGTCAATCCGGACTTCGCCGAATACGCAAAATCATGCGGCGGTGATGGGGTCCGGGTGGAAAGGGCCAAGGATATCATGCCGGCGATCAAGGCCGCGATTGATTCGGACAAACCCTTCTTAATCGACGCGATTGTCACCGCCGGTGAACTCGTCATGCCGCCGCATGTCTCAGTCGAGCAGGCCTGGGGCTTTGGAATGGTCAAGATCAAGGAAGGTATTCTTGGGCTCAAGGGCGATCATAAACAGTGGGACAACTGGAAAGAAGAAATCAAAGCCGCTTTGTGATCGTTACTGGATTGTAATGGATGCTCGAATTCCGTGAAGATATGCGTTAACAATTGCTTATGGAATTCGGTTAGGATTTGGTGACGATTGGCGCCTATCATTGGCAACCGGGTTTTGTGACGGGTAGAACATTGCCCGGTTCGGATAAGTGCAGCGTTCCGGAAACTGGTTGCGATGCCTCTTCCGGGTCGAAAATCGAGCATTGCCGCACCTGCGCGCGGCAATGACCGCTTGAGTGAGGAAGGGTATTGCAGGCCGATTGCGGCGCGTTTTTGGACTTCACCGTTTGAAGGTCCGTCCAACAAGCGAGTATCAGCCTTGCCTGCAGAAGGGTCCATGAACGGCGATCAGCGCTCCTTGACCGCAATGAAGGCAATGGCGTTCTCCCTCGCCATGGCGTTGCTGATTGTCACCCTGTCTCCCGGTCAGGCGGCCGCCTTCAAGATTTTCGGTATCCGGCTCTGGGGTAGCGAAGACGCCAAGGAAGCCGCAGAAGAGGTGCCCGACGCAGTGCCCTATGACGTCCATCTGTCTGTGGACGACGATGCTGAGCTGGGGGAGCTGCTGAACTCCATTTCGCTTCTGGTAACAAAAAAAGACTCGCCGCCTTCCGGAACGATCGGCCTTCTTACCCGCGCCAAGAATGACAAACGCCGCCTCGTTGCGGCGCTTTATTCCGAAGCCCTTTACGGCGGCACCGTCGACATTCTGATCAATGGCACAGCGTTCGAGAATGTACCGATCGATGCCGTTTTAAATCGCGGTGCGCCGGCAAGTGTGCACATCGATGTGGATGCCGGGCCGGAGTTCACCTTCGCCCGGGCAGATGCTCGGACGACCACTGGCGATACGATCGATCTTGCCCAGTTCGGGGTTGTTGTCGGGGAGCCGGCCAAGTCGGAGACGGTCGTCAATGCGGAGAGCAAGCTGGTCACGGCATGGCACGACGATGGTTATGCCTTTGCCAGGATCGCCAGCCGCGACATGATTGCCGACCACCGAAACCGCACCCTTGAGGTTGATGTGCGGCTGAACCCCGGACCGCTGGCAATTTTTGGTCCCGTCACGGTCTCGGGTGCCGAAGATGTTGATTCGGCCTTTATCATCCAGCAGGCCAACATACCGCAGGGCACTGTTTACAGCCCGAAGCGGCTATCGGATGCAAGCAAGAGGCTTCGCGGTCTTGGCGTGTTCGACAGCGTTGTTATCGTGGAATCGGAAGAACCGGGACCCGACAATTCCGTTTCCATCTCCATTGAAGTCAGCGAACGCAAACCACGAACGATTGGTGCCGGTGTCACCGCCGCAACGCAAGACGGTCTTGGGACGGAGGCCTTCTGGACGCACCGGAACCTTTTCGGTCGGGCCGAGCAATTGCGCATTGAGGGTGCTGTTTCCGGTATCGGTCGGTCCAATTTTTCGACGTCCCTCGATTATCATGTCGCTGCGACTTTTACGAAACCAGGTGTCTGGGGGCCAACGACATCTTTCAAGTCCCGTCTGGAAGCGCAGTATCAGGATACCGATGCGTTCAAGAAGCATTCCTTCAGTGCCAATGCCGGGCTGGAGCGCGAGTTTGACGACCAGTTGACCGGTTCCGCCTATCTTGACGTCGAATATGCGCGCTTCCAGGACACGGACGGTCCTTCAACCAGCGTTCTGGTTTCGGTGCCACTGGAACTGATTCGCGATACGCGAGACGACAGACTGAACCCGACAACCGGATACAGGGCCCTTTTGTCGGCGGAGCCGACCTATGACGTTCACAATGGTGACAGTTTCTTCAAGACGCAGGCCGGCTTGAGTGTCTACCGCGCGCTCAACAGCTCCGGTTCCTTTGTTCTGGCGGGCAGGGTGCTCGTCGGGTCCATCTTTGGCGCCGACCTTTCGGAGGTGCCTGCAGACCGGCGGTTTTATGCCGGCGGTGGCGGCTCTGTCCGTGGATATGAATTCCAGTCGGCTGGACCGCGTTCGGGCAGTCAGCCGACGGGTGGGCTGTCACTGGTTGAAACCTCCATTGAGGCGCGATTGCGCGTGACGGAAAACATCGGCCTTGCGGCCTTTATCGACAGTGGCGGCGCGTTCACCTCGTCAACGCCCGGGCAGGGCGGCGAGTGGTTTACCGGCGCCGGGGCAGGGATACGCTATCTCACGCCCGTTGGTCCGCTGCGCGTCGATTTGGGCGTTCCGCTCAACAAGATCAGCGGCGATCCCGATTTTGGAGTTTATCTGGGCCTTGGTCAGGCGTTTTAGGTTGGCGGTGCCAATGCGCTATAATGGACCGGCGAATCCCATGAGCGAACGGTTCCGATGAAGAGCGTGAAACGCATTCTTACAGTCCTTGCCGGCGTCATCGTCGTGTTGTTCCTGTGTGTCCTTGCGCTTCTGGGCACAGGTCCGGGTCTTTCCATGACAGCCTCAATGATCGGTTCCGTTGCAAGCGGTCAGGGGCGGGCAGTTGCTTTGACTGATCTATCGGGTGTGCTCGGTGGAACGCCAAAGATCGGCAAGCTGACCATCGCGGATGAAAAGGGCGACTGGTTGATTGCCGATGGCATCGAGGCCGATATCGCGCTTGGCAGATTGCTGACCGGTACGGTCGATATCAGCAGGCTTTCGGTGACAGAACTTGCGGTTTCCAGGCAGCCGGTTGCCGGCAATCAGGACGCAGCATCCGATACCGGTCCTCCCAGCCTGCCTGCGGTCACCATCGTGGCGGACAATATCTTCATTCGGTCGATCAATCTGGCGGAGCCGTTTCTTGGTGAAGCGGCCCGGCTGCAGTTGACGGGGAACCTTCTGCTGAGGGATGCTCCCGTAGACCTTTCAGGTATGCTGGATGTGGTGCGCATCGACGGCACGTCCGGTGAAGTCTCGGCGCAGTGGAAGGTAGCACCCGAAACAAATGAGCTTGATCTGGATCTTACGGCCAAGGAGCCTTCGGACGGCCTTCTTGCCCGACTTCTCAATATTCATGGCCTGCCAGCGATTGATATCGACATCGCCGGAAGCGGTCCGCTTGATGGCTGGGACGGAACGCTTGCGGTCAGCCTTGATGGAGAAAGAACGGTCGAAGGCGATGTTTCGCTGTCGGTGAGCGAGGAAAGGCAGGCCGTTAAAGGCACGCTCAAGGGATATCTGGCGCGGCTGATGCCTCAGGATGTGGCTCCGCTTTTTGCCGGCGACACCAGTATCGATCTCGATATTGAGCGTGACGATGGCAGAACGGTTCGTATCGGAAAGCTATCGGCAAAGTCTGCGCTCCTTTCGCTCGAGGCGTCGGGCCAGGTGCTGCCGGATGATGACAGCGTCGATCTTCGTGCCGATATCGCTTTCGGTGAAGAAAATGCGCTGGTGGCCTTTTCGCTGGGCGATGATCGTACAGTCGATGTCGGACAGGTGTCTGTCCGTTCCAGTCTGAAAGGAAGCCTTGAGAAGGCCGAGTGGATTTTGGACGGTTCGGTCCGATCCTTGAGCGCCGATGCCTTTTCGGTCGAAAACGCCACAATTTCCGGACGTTCTTCCAACGTCAATTTTCTTCGTGGCAGCGGCGATGCCAATCTGGAACTGGCGTCACAGTCGCTGAAAACCGGTCAGGATATGGCCGACAATCTTCTTTCCGGCTCACTGAGCGCGTCAGCCGAGGCGGCGTTCAAGGGTATGCAGGTCGATATCTCACGCTTCGATTTAAAGGCTTCCGGTCTTGATGCCAGCGCAAGCGGCAGCGCCGATCTCGCCGAGCGTTCTTTTGATCTCAAAACACAGGCGCAACTGCGCTTGACCGAAGACGACCAACTCGTCCCGGTGCTTGGTCAGTCAGAGGTGAAGATATCCGGACAGATAGCGCAAACGGAACCCGGCGCGCTGACGGTGACAAATCTCAATGTGCAGAGCCAGAACCTGGAGGCCAACGGTAACGGGCGACTCGATAACGGTTCATTGGAGTTCGGCGTGCAGGCATCGATCATGGACCTTTCCAGGGTCGCCGGCGGTCTGGAGGGCGGCGTCAACGTCGATCTCGATCTGTCGGGTCCGCAGGATGCGCCGAACTTTGATCTTAAGGCGGAGGGCGCCGAGATATCGGTTGCCGGCAAACCTCTGGAAGGCCTGTCGATTGTCGCCAGGGGCGTTGCCTCTGCTGCGCAGCCTTCGGCCAATCTCAAGGTGGACGGTCGCTATGAAAACCAGCTCGTTTCGATTTCCGCAAGCCTGACGAGAGATGCAAACGGCGCGCCTCTTGTCGACACCCTGGATTTGACAGTGCCGGGTGCAACGGCGACCGGAAGCCTCAACGCGGATGCGGCAGGCCTTCTGACCGGCGCAATGGACGTCAATGTCACCTCTCTGGCCGAGCTTGGCCCTCTGATGCTGCAGGAGGGATTGTCCGGTGCGATGTCCGGAAAGGTCATATTTGCCGGATCGGATGGCAAACAGTCGGTCAAAGCTGATTTCGAGGCAGGAGAATTTTCAGCCGGCGCGGTTGCCGCATCGGGTGTCTCTGTACAGGCGTCTCTTCAGGACCTTTCCTCACCGCAATCCGTCGATGTTTCCGCGACCGCCGCGACACTCGAGGTATCGGGGACGACCGCCTATGATGTGAAGGCCACCGCCAAAGGCGGCAGCGACCTTATCCCGTTTTCCGTTTCCGCCCGGGTCTATGATGCGCCCTTGTCCGTTGAGGGCGATGTTTCATCCGCAAATGGAGCGACGACCGTCACGCTCTCAAAGGCGAGCGCGACCTTCCGCTCCATACCTGTCAGCCTGTCGGAGCCGGTTTCGCTGACAGTCTCTGAAGATGCAACGCATGTGGAGACTGCCACGCTGAAAGTCGGAAGCGGTACGGTCGTTGTCAGTGGCAAGATGCAGGACCAGCTTGCATTCGACA
This portion of the Hoeflea prorocentri genome encodes:
- a CDS encoding rhomboid family intramembrane serine protease, which codes for MTTQRALDEPEGAGPGGPGARQPMFNLPAVIVWVLAIMWLVQLVRDFLLSRLQNLQVVIEGGFIPVRYSIDLGEQSLAWLWTPLTYSLLHGGFAHIIVNSIWLMAFGAVVARRIGTGRFLVFWLFSAVASAGLYWLMNQGSNVPMIGASGVVSGLMGAAARFAFPSGGRFNRTDAHLLPRLTLAQAMGNKTVLIYVAVWFGINALAAFGFAAGAGDGAQIAWEAHIGGFIFGFLLFPLFDVQPRH
- a CDS encoding CBS domain-containing protein, translated to MTVKAILDQKGRDVFTVGPDITVAEAGRQLSKHKIGAIVVVDTSGKICGIVSERDIVRSIAEKGPAILENPVSTVMTSSVKVCDDNHTVNQLMEMMTQGRFRHLPVEVDGKIGGIVSIGDVVRMKIEQVEREAEEIKAYIAS
- a CDS encoding HIT family protein — protein: MTETPAYDDENIFAKILTGAMPCHKVYEDDKTFAFMDIMPRGTGHCLVIPKAPARNILDVEPADLGHVMASVQKISRAAMKAFNADGVTIQQFNEPAGGQVVFHLHVHVIPRFDGVKLGPPASTMEEPDVLKANAETIKAALDG
- a CDS encoding thiamine pyrophosphate-dependent enzyme, which encodes MASKKNVCEVLLDSLHVAGARQLFGVTGDALNPLLEAIRGDERFEWIAMRHEENAAYAAYSQAALTGGIGVCAGTVGPGALHLINGLYNAKREGVGVVALTGQIGHKERSTNYHQEVNLEKMFDDVCAFQAVINSPEQMPRLAQIAIQRALIGREVVRIELPIDVTEEPVPNLRKHYHMVTEASAVVPPQSEIERAAEIINKGKKVAFFCGVGCRDAKDMIIDLAKRVKAPVAHTLKGKDIFDYDDGPVVGMTGLIGNPGGYHAVRDCDVLVMLGTDFPYEWFLPDGPEIIQVDCKVENVGRRASVTVGLVGTVKETLERLVPLVQDKSDDSYLKTHVKWAGKWLESMDKQGSLENDGEPLHPQLFAKAISDHAASDAVIAADVGLSTVWIARQMRLKGGRRLVGSFNHGSLGSGLPSGLGAVATDPKRQVWALCGDGGFGMAMQDFVTAVRYGWPLKVIVFNNSELGFVKMEMEVGGYAYNAEATHLVNPDFAEYAKSCGGDGVRVERAKDIMPAIKAAIDSDKPFLIDAIVTAGELVMPPHVSVEQAWGFGMVKIKEGILGLKGDHKQWDNWKEEIKAAL
- a CDS encoding autotransporter assembly complex protein TamA translates to MNGDQRSLTAMKAMAFSLAMALLIVTLSPGQAAAFKIFGIRLWGSEDAKEAAEEVPDAVPYDVHLSVDDDAELGELLNSISLLVTKKDSPPSGTIGLLTRAKNDKRRLVAALYSEALYGGTVDILINGTAFENVPIDAVLNRGAPASVHIDVDAGPEFTFARADARTTTGDTIDLAQFGVVVGEPAKSETVVNAESKLVTAWHDDGYAFARIASRDMIADHRNRTLEVDVRLNPGPLAIFGPVTVSGAEDVDSAFIIQQANIPQGTVYSPKRLSDASKRLRGLGVFDSVVIVESEEPGPDNSVSISIEVSERKPRTIGAGVTAATQDGLGTEAFWTHRNLFGRAEQLRIEGAVSGIGRSNFSTSLDYHVAATFTKPGVWGPTTSFKSRLEAQYQDTDAFKKHSFSANAGLEREFDDQLTGSAYLDVEYARFQDTDGPSTSVLVSVPLELIRDTRDDRLNPTTGYRALLSAEPTYDVHNGDSFFKTQAGLSVYRALNSSGSFVLAGRVLVGSIFGADLSEVPADRRFYAGGGGSVRGYEFQSAGPRSGSQPTGGLSLVETSIEARLRVTENIGLAAFIDSGGAFTSSTPGQGGEWFTGAGAGIRYLTPVGPLRVDLGVPLNKISGDPDFGVYLGLGQAF
- a CDS encoding translocation/assembly module TamB domain-containing protein, yielding MKSVKRILTVLAGVIVVLFLCVLALLGTGPGLSMTASMIGSVASGQGRAVALTDLSGVLGGTPKIGKLTIADEKGDWLIADGIEADIALGRLLTGTVDISRLSVTELAVSRQPVAGNQDAASDTGPPSLPAVTIVADNIFIRSINLAEPFLGEAARLQLTGNLLLRDAPVDLSGMLDVVRIDGTSGEVSAQWKVAPETNELDLDLTAKEPSDGLLARLLNIHGLPAIDIDIAGSGPLDGWDGTLAVSLDGERTVEGDVSLSVSEERQAVKGTLKGYLARLMPQDVAPLFAGDTSIDLDIERDDGRTVRIGKLSAKSALLSLEASGQVLPDDDSVDLRADIAFGEENALVAFSLGDDRTVDVGQVSVRSSLKGSLEKAEWILDGSVRSLSADAFSVENATISGRSSNVNFLRGSGDANLELASQSLKTGQDMADNLLSGSLSASAEAAFKGMQVDISRFDLKASGLDASASGSADLAERSFDLKTQAQLRLTEDDQLVPVLGQSEVKISGQIAQTEPGALTVTNLNVQSQNLEANGNGRLDNGSLEFGVQASIMDLSRVAGGLEGGVNVDLDLSGPQDAPNFDLKAEGAEISVAGKPLEGLSIVARGVASAAQPSANLKVDGRYENQLVSISASLTRDANGAPLVDTLDLTVPGATATGSLNADAAGLLTGAMDVNVTSLAELGPLMLQEGLSGAMSGKVIFAGSDGKQSVKADFEAGEFSAGAVAASGVSVQASLQDLSSPQSVDVSATAATLEVSGTTAYDVKATAKGGSDLIPFSVSARVYDAPLSVEGDVSSANGATTVTLSKASATFRSIPVSLSEPVSLTVSEDATHVETATLKVGSGTVVVSGKMQDQLAFDIAVSQFPIALFESIAPTGLGQSGTLSGKATVSGSASDPLVDYNLAIAGFSVEASRGVRMPTLSVQSSGNLASNTLTTKTQVLGSGVQFNVDGTVGIEGQRAINLRINGNAPLELATLPAADSGVQLEGMARVAMSVTGTAASPVINGTVTTAGADFVESNTSLTVREINATISFDGTTARIVELTGRLGTGGTVSMAGSVGTNPASGLPANISLTVSNGTYTNSEIVTAQFDADLKIEGELLRSGRIGGSISLDRTDISIPDRLPASIPFIDVKHVGASRSVQQQARELEPRNVQASGNGSGGGLFLDISVSSPARIFLRGRGIDAEFGGSVDITGTSSAPRVRGTYSMIRGRIDILTKRFDFSNGTITFAGPLDPTLNFTTTTTRGGTSYSIVVTGTASQPDISFESSPSLPEDEILANLFFGKNLSNLSAVQIAQLANAVASLGGANNRGGILDRLRGFGGLADIDINTDDADGGTSVGVGRYLNDRTYLNVEKGLSGGSGRVTIDLDITDNLKARGEADMDGNSKAGLFFERDY